The genomic interval TATTTGGCCAAACCTAGAATTGTACATGTTTGGTGGTGTTTACATCGAACCATATTTGAAGCGTTTTGAAAATGTGTGTGGAAAGAAGGTTCACCTTTTGAATACGTATTTAGCTTCTGAAGGATATTTTGCATATCAACGAAGAGCCGAAAGTAATGGAATGCAGTTGTTGCTGAAATCTGGTATTTTCTTTGAATTTGTGCCATTTAACCGTGATAATTTCGATGAACACGGAAACATTAAACTGGAAGCAAAAGCGCTTACAGTAAATGAAGTGGTGGGTGGTGAAGATTATGCTTTAGTAATTTCAACAAATGCTGGGTTGTGGCGTTATTTGGTGGGAGATTTGGTTCAGTTTGTTGATGTAGAACGCAGAGAAGTTCGCATCAGTGGACGGATTAAACAATATTTGAGCTTGGTGGGAGAACATTTGTCATTGGATAATATCAATATGGCGATTCTAAAAACGAGCGAGAAGTTAAATATCACCATTCCTGAATTCTGTTTGTATGCAAATGCGGAAGAACAAAGACATTATTGGTGTTTTGGATCTCAAAAACCAATGGATTGTGATTTAGTAATGAAAACCGTTGATGAGTTTTTGTGTGAAGGAAATGATGATTATTCTTCTGTGAGAAAATACGACACATTAAAATCTCCAGTTGCTTATCAAACGGATGTGGATAATTTCTATAAGTTCTTGGAAGAAAAAGGAAGATTAGGTTCTCAAAATAAGTTCCCCCGTGTAATGAATGAATACCAGGCAAAAGAGTGGAAATTGTTCTTGGGAGTTTAGTCCAAAAACTCAAAAGCTACTTTCCCGCTGATTTCGCAGAATCGGAACAAGTTGCACAGATTATAAGTGATCCTACTGGTCTCGGTGTATTATAGAAATGAATGTGGTTTATCAATTGAATGAACGAGCGTGTTAACTGAGCAATAATTCGTGAATTCGTGGCGCCACCTGTTAAGTGTTTGTTTTTTTCAATTCACGCTCCCGCATTTTTGATTTATAAATCGCATTGGCAATTACCACCAAAATAATCATTGCGGAGCCAGCATAGAAATTCCCATTCAGCAACTCATCTTCGTGCAAAATCGGAATAGCCAGAAGAATCGTATAAACAGGTTCCAAATTAATACTCAGTGAAACCGTAAAAGCGCCTAATCGTTTCATTACTTCAATAGTCGCAATAAATGCAAAGGAAGTACAACAAACACCCAAGAAAATCAACCACGCAAAATCGCTCCCCGACATTTTAAACAGATTACTATCCAATTTTCCATTGTATAGTAGCATTCCTGAAAGGAAAACCAATCCAATTCCCATTTCGTGCAGTGTAATTGCGGAGGAAGGAACTTCTTCAGCTAGTTTAGCATTGAAGACAGAAAAGAACCCAGCACATAATGCAGAAATCAACCCTAAAGCCAAAGCGAAATATTGTTTTTCGTCGAAATCGGAAGAAACAAAGTAGATTCCGAAAATCACTAAGGATCCGAATAAAAATTCGACCCAAGAGAACTTCTTTTTGAATACTAGCGGCTCAATCCAAGTCACATGGAGAGTTGCGGTTGATAAACACAAGATTCCCAATGAAGCGGTAGAAAGTTTGATAGAAGTATAAAATGTAATCCAATGAAGAGCCACGATAATTCCAGTTCCAAAAACCTTTAGCATGGCTTTTCGGTTGTGAATCCTCATCGGCATTTTCAACAGGTACAACCCAATTAGCAAGGAAATGAAAGCAATTAGAATACGATGCCAAACTAAATATTGTGCTTCAATGTGAATGAGTTTGCCCAAAATCCCAGTGAATCCCCACATGAAAATGATGAGGTGCATGAGCAAATGATACTTGTATTTTTGGAACATGGTGTAAAAGTAAAAATAAAGACTTACAAGTAATAGAAAGAATGAGCAGCCTTTTGTTCCCGATTTAAGAATTCAAAATTCTGCATTAAAACCCTATCTTTGTAAAAAACAACAATTATGTCACACATCATCACACTCAGCGATTTTATCATGGAACGTCAAGCGGAATTTCCAGGTTCTTCTGGAGAATTGTCGCGTATTTTGAACGATATTTCGGTTGCGTCAAAAATTGTTTCAAGAGATGTGAGACGTGCTGGATTGGTGGATCACATTTTAGGTGCTCAAGGTGATGTAAACATTCAAGGTGAAGAACAACAAAAATTAGATGTGGTTGCTGACACACAATTCATCAAAGTGTTTGAATCGAGTGGTGAAATTTGTGGAATTGCTTCGGAAGAAAACGATGACTTTTTAGCCTTTACTTCTGAGCGTGCTAAAAGTGGAAAATACATTGTGTTGTTTGATCCATTGGACGGTTCATCGAATATTGATTGCAATGTTTCTATCGGGACAATCTTCTCTATTTATCGCAGAATTTCTGAAAAAGGAACACCTGCTACCTTGGAAGATATGTTGCAAAAAGGAACCCAACAAGTCGCTGCTGGTTATGTATTGTATGGATCTTCTACCATGTTGGTTTACACAACTGGACACGGAGTAAACGGATTTACGTTGGATCCTTCTATTGGTGAATTTTGTTTGTCTCACCCCAATATGCGCATGCCAGAAACTGGGAGAATTTATGCGATGAATGAAGGAAATATTCACGAATGCGAACAAGGAATTAGAGATTACGTGGCATTTTGTCAAGAAGTTCAGGAAGACGGAAGACCATATTCAGGAAGATACATTGGTTCATTGGTGGCAGATTTCCATAGAAACTTAATCAAAGGAGGAATTTACATTTATCCGGTTACGAATCAAAGCCCGCAAGGAAAATTGCGATTATTGTATGAATGTAATCCACTGGCTTTCGTTGCAGAACAAGCAGGGGGAATGGCTACAAATGGTACAGATCGTGTTTTAGACATTCAACCAAGACAGTTGCATCAACGTTGTGGGTTCTTTACTGGATCGAAACAAATGATGGAAAAAGCAATTGATTGCTTGGAGAAAGCACGAGCGAAATAATAGAGCGTTTAGTCAAAAAAACAGTTTTTCAGGAAACTATTTTCAAGTACGGATTTTCGCAACAAACTGAACTAAAAAATAGTGTTAATTTGCAGAACACTAAATCAGCTGTTTATGCGATTACTGATGCTATTTATTGCTACTTCAAGTATCTTTGTTTCTTCCTGTACGATTCAAAAAAGAACCTTCCGAAACGGTTACTACGTTTCTTGGAACAAACCGATTAAAGAAAAGAAACCCAAAGAGCTAAATGATGAAACGATCGTTTCTGAAATCCGCGGGAAGGACTCTGTTCAGAATGTGGAAGAACAACTTTCAGAGTTGTCTCATACAGATTCAATTTTTTCAGATTTAGCCGAGACACAAAAACGAGCAGACTCTTTATTTGTAAAGGAACCTGAAAAAATGGAGATGTCAACTCTTTCGGTGGTTTCGATTTTAAAAAAGGGTTTGAAGATAGAATCTGTGTTCTCAGCAAAAAAGCAACCTAAAAAAGAAGATAACTCAGAGCAAAAACTAGATCTTTTTGCGGCAAATTCGTTAGCGTTCGCATTGTTCTGTGGAGTGATGTTAGTGCTTTCAATTACAGCTAGTTTGCCTGAATCTCTTGTTTTTATAGGTGTTCTAGCGCTATTCATAACCATCGCATTCGCAATCGTTGCATTTATTCGAAAAAAGCGTCGTCCAGAGAAACACAAAGGAACATTTTTGGCAATCATCGCACTGGGTATTTTAGCTATGGGTGTTATTTTTTTCTTAGGATTTTTAATCTTATCAATTTGATATAACCCCAATTACTTCATCGTATTTACAACTGAGATATTGGGTAAAAACTGTGCAACTTTATCGTCTTTGTAGGGCTGACTTTTGCTTTCCAATAATTGTTTGCTTATTTCCGGTTGAGGAATCATTCTGCCGACAGCCAGTTGGCGATTATCGGGTTGTTTCAACACTTCTTGAACAAGTGTAATTGTGTCGTAAACAATCTTTGTAACAGTTGAGAACATTGGAATTTTTTGAAAAACAGTATCGTGTATAATTTGTACTGAAGGTGTCCCTGCAACTGAAATGTTTACCGGATTTTCACCGAAATTTAGTTTTAAGGAAGATTGACTTTCCCTTGGCCAGATAGCAATAAAAACAACAAGCATAGCAGCGACAGAAATGATGGCTTGATACAAAGGAATACTTTTGGTGAAGAATCCTTTCTTCTGAACAGGAATTACAAGTGGAAGTGGTTCTACATGCTCTTCTTCCATGTCTGATGTAGTACTTATTATTTTTCGCTGTAACTCATATTCTTCTTCCGAAAGATGCTCTAAAACAAAGCTTTTTTCTTCTTTCGTGAGTTTGTTAAATGATTTGGATTCTATCAAATCAAATAAGCGTTCGTGTAGCTCTTCCATAATTAAATCATTTTAAAGAGGGTTGTTTCAAAACTGGGGTCGTAAGGTTTCAGCTGATCGGTCATCTTTTTAGTCGCATAAAACAAACGCGACTTCACCGTTCCCAAGGAACAATCGGTTATTTCGGCAATTTCGTTCAGTGAAAAATGTTCCAAATACCGAAGTACGAAAACCGTTTTGTGAGGGTGTTCCAGATTATCAATACTTGTTTGTAAAGCTTTCAAGAACAAGTTTTTTTCCAGTTCACTTTCTCCCAATACTGAATGATGGATGGTTTCTGTATGTAGAGAAACTGTTTTTCCATGATGTCGATAAGCGGTTTTACACATGTTGGATGCAATCGTAAAAATCCAGGAATAGAACTTTTTATCTGGATCAAACAAATGCTTTTTTTCTAACAGTTTCAGGAAAATTTCTTGCACAAAATCCTGCGCCAAATCCACATCTTTATTCAACATTTTAATAAAGTACCCCAACAATTTTTTACTATAGCGAGCATGCAATTCCACCAATGCAGATTCTGCTTGCTTGGCGGAAAAAGGAGAGTGATGGCCCATTATCTGAACCATCAACTCTTCGTCGCTTTGTTGTTTATGATGTAACTTGTTCAATGGCTGCTTATTGAGGATTGGAGGAGTTACTCTTCATCGTTGAAAGCAATTCATTAATCTGCTTTTGCTGGTTATTTTGCTCAGCGATTTTTAGAAGTAGAATTTCTAATTCCTGTTTCTTTACAGTTTCCTCACTTTCGTTGTATTGCTGGTATAATTTAATCATGGAAGGAAGATACATTCCATTGAAATATTCTGCTTTCAGATTTCCAATATTATAGGAAAACACATCTTTCAAGTAATCCAGTAAATAGCGTTTTTCATAATTCCTGCGGATAATGGCGTTATTGTCAATACTAGATTCACTGTATTTGTATGCCAATCCTGTGAGGTATAATTTATCTCCAAACACCTCTTCAAAACCATTTATTGCACTAGCAGAAACATAGGCAGGTCTTTTCCCTTTAAAAAAATGCTCGTAAAATTTTTTTGAAACAGCTTTTGCTTCTTCTTCTGTTTTGGTTTCTTCGAGGATTAATGGTTCATAACCTAGTTTTTTCAATAGACCATTCCTATAGCCATCTATGTTAATCAAATGTAGATTTATGATGGTAACGTCTTTTCTAAAATTCTTTGCAGCTTGTACAATCCAAGGAGCATAGGTGTCGTTATCTCCATAAGTGAAAAGAATGGCGTTTTCATCCAGTTCCGAAAGGATATTATATCCCCAGTTCAGCATTCCAACAGGCAGTTCGTTGATTTCGAATAATCTTTTGGCGTATAAATTTCGTTTTTCGGGGTCATTTTGCAATTCATAATGAATCATGAGTAAATCCTGAATCAAAGGATCATCCGGACGCAAAGCTTGTGCATTCAGGAGGTCTTGTGCTCTTAGTTGGTTTTCGTTTTCCGAACTGTCATGGAAACCGTTTTCAGAGTATTGAATGAAATAGGCTTCAAAGCTTTTTGGCATTGCTTTCCAAACCTGTTCGTGAATGGATTTGCACTGAGAGTACCATTTAGTGCGCTCTTCTTCTGTTGGTGCTAGGTTCCTTAAAGCGCGATTAGCTCTGTAGTAATTAATCCAGGCCTCTCCGTTCTTATTGTTTTTATCCAGTTCAGCTTTCCAGAGTTTAACCTGTGTTTCGTACCAAGAAGGTTCTTTTTTTTCTTTCGCAATGCTGTAAACAGTTTCCAGTTTTTGAATTAAGACACCGTCTTTTTGTGAAAAGGTGTGTGAAGCGATCAAAAATGTAAATCCGATTAATAAATGTTTCATGTTCTTAATTTATGAAAAAATCAGCGCGCTTGATTTCTGGGTTTCTAAAAGGATTACTCAGCCGAAAGCAAAAGGTTCAAATGAGAAGTGGATTTTTTTCATAGAAAAATTCAAAAAAACAAAAACCCCCTCTATTTACGAAGGGTTTAAATAAAAATAAAGTTCGTCCAATCGCATTTTCCGCCAGCATACCTTAATGATTTAGGAAAATAATTGACGGATATAGCATTTTGTTCAAAACAAGAAAGCCATCGGTCAATAACTGATGGCTTTTCTGTGGACATACTACTACTACCTATTATACCACACCTAAAGAGGATTGATCGATAAAACTTTAATAACTGGTTTTAACGAATAAGATCCATTTCCTTGTGTTACGATACTTTTCTCTGCATCGAAATCAAGAACTAATTCGTATTCACTATTCGGAGCGAAGTCCGTGTTTAAATTAATTTTTAAGCCAGATTGTTGCGCAGATGGGGTTGCTAATGGATAATACAAGCTATCTACCATTACTGTGTTTTCGTCGCCAAGGATTAAGCGAAGTTGATTGATATGACCAGCTGGCAAAACACCTATGTTAACCAAGGTTGCAGAAACATCATTTTGTAAAGTCAACAAATCATACACTCCAGCGTTTGTTGGAAGATCCATCCAACCCTGATCATCATGATGAACTTGTACTTGCAGTACTTCTACATTGACTTGTTGGAAATCTCCTGGTGCATCCACCATCTTTACAGTCATCCTACTTTCTCCTACTTTCTTCTTACAGCCAGTAGAGAAAGCGAACAAACATGCTGAAGCGATTACCGCTGCGAATAAAGTCTTCATAATTTCGTTTTCACCCCTTCCCTAAAAGCCATGCCAAAAACAAAAACCATTGATTTTGTGTGAGTTAACTTGCTTTTGTTTTCCCAAATTTTTTCAAAATGAATTTGGATTTATCAATTTGAAATTTCAGAAAAATCACGATCTTTGCACCAACATTTACAAGGGGGTACAGTACGCTGTTCCCCCTAAACTGTTTATTCGAAAAATGCCATGGAACAGACACAATTTTTACAACTTTTCAAAAAGCTCAAAGGACTCGATGAAACTGCAAACTTATTGCAACAAGCGGAAATCCGCATTCACTGGAAAGGATTAATTGGTTCTTCTAAGTCAATCGCAGTGGCTTCGGTGTGTGAACAAGTTCCCGGAAATCATTTATTTGTATTGGAGGACAAGGAATCTGCCGCATACTTTTTGAACGATTTAGAACAACTGCTTCCAGACAATAAACACATCTATTTTTACCCAGCTTCTTACCGAACGCCTTACCAGCTAGAGGAAACCGATAATGCAAATGTGGTTGCTCGAGCTGAAGTATTGGAAAAAATAAATACTGGAAAAAATACGTGGGTGGTTACCTATCCACAAGCCCTATTTGAGCGCGTTCCAACGCAGAAACGACTTTCAGAAAACACCATGCGTGTGGAGCGAGGCAAAACCTATTCGATTGACTTTTTCAATGAGTTGTTGTTGGAATATGGATTCGAACGTGTAGATTTTGTCTATGAGCCAGGTCAGTTTTCTATTCGTGGGGGAATTGTAGATATTTTCTCGTTTTCTAACGATCAACCTTTCCGCGTAGAGTTTTTTGGTGACGAGGTAGATTCGATTCGAACATTTGATCCCGTTTCACAATTATCGATTAATACGCATACACATTTTTCAGTAGTTCCGAACGTACAACGCCAATTGGTTTTGAATGGAAATGGAACGTTTTTGGAATTCATTGGGAAACAAACAACCATT from Fluviicola taffensis DSM 16823 carries:
- a CDS encoding DUF4382 domain-containing protein, which gives rise to MKTLFAAVIASACLFAFSTGCKKKVGESRMTVKMVDAPGDFQQVNVEVLQVQVHHDDQGWMDLPTNAGVYDLLTLQNDVSATLVNIGVLPAGHINQLRLILGDENTVMVDSLYYPLATPSAQQSGLKINLNTDFAPNSEYELVLDFDAEKSIVTQGNGSYSLKPVIKVLSINPL
- a CDS encoding DMT family transporter, producing MFQKYKYHLLMHLIIFMWGFTGILGKLIHIEAQYLVWHRILIAFISLLIGLYLLKMPMRIHNRKAMLKVFGTGIIVALHWITFYTSIKLSTASLGILCLSTATLHVTWIEPLVFKKKFSWVEFLFGSLVIFGIYFVSSDFDEKQYFALALGLISALCAGFFSVFNAKLAEEVPSSAITLHEMGIGLVFLSGMLLYNGKLDSNLFKMSGSDFAWLIFLGVCCTSFAFIATIEVMKRLGAFTVSLSINLEPVYTILLAIPILHEDELLNGNFYAGSAMIILVVIANAIYKSKMRERELKKTNT
- the fbp gene encoding class 1 fructose-bisphosphatase, giving the protein MSHIITLSDFIMERQAEFPGSSGELSRILNDISVASKIVSRDVRRAGLVDHILGAQGDVNIQGEEQQKLDVVADTQFIKVFESSGEICGIASEENDDFLAFTSERAKSGKYIVLFDPLDGSSNIDCNVSIGTIFSIYRRISEKGTPATLEDMLQKGTQQVAAGYVLYGSSTMLVYTTGHGVNGFTLDPSIGEFCLSHPNMRMPETGRIYAMNEGNIHECEQGIRDYVAFCQEVQEDGRPYSGRYIGSLVADFHRNLIKGGIYIYPVTNQSPQGKLRLLYECNPLAFVAEQAGGMATNGTDRVLDIQPRQLHQRCGFFTGSKQMMEKAIDCLEKARAK
- a CDS encoding RNA polymerase sigma factor; its protein translation is MNKLHHKQQSDEELMVQIMGHHSPFSAKQAESALVELHARYSKKLLGYFIKMLNKDVDLAQDFVQEIFLKLLEKKHLFDPDKKFYSWIFTIASNMCKTAYRHHGKTVSLHTETIHHSVLGESELEKNLFLKALQTSIDNLEHPHKTVFVLRYLEHFSLNEIAEITDCSLGTVKSRLFYATKKMTDQLKPYDPSFETTLFKMI
- a CDS encoding GH3 family domain-containing protein; its protein translation is MPIIGKLLKKTTEFSARRGALKGLDFKDQIKVLSKILYFAEETKFGQHYDFQSILDSENRVENFQKAIPIRDYDQFYKDWLHRCLEDEADVIWPGKIKYFALSSGTTGSPSKRIPVTKQMIRSFQRNTIKQFTATADLNLSDGFYQKSFIAVGGSSKPEKKGNHYEGDLSGILKKHTSVVLMPLTKPDAETAAIKDWNKKLDRMVEKAPEWDISTVAGIPSWCIMLMERIIEKYQVESIHDIWPNLELYMFGGVYIEPYLKRFENVCGKKVHLLNTYLASEGYFAYQRRAESNGMQLLLKSGIFFEFVPFNRDNFDEHGNIKLEAKALTVNEVVGGEDYALVISTNAGLWRYLVGDLVQFVDVERREVRISGRIKQYLSLVGEHLSLDNINMAILKTSEKLNITIPEFCLYANAEEQRHYWCFGSQKPMDCDLVMKTVDEFLCEGNDDYSSVRKYDTLKSPVAYQTDVDNFYKFLEEKGRLGSQNKFPRVMNEYQAKEWKLFLGV